In Ascaphus truei isolate aAscTru1 unplaced genomic scaffold, aAscTru1.hap1 HAP1_SCAFFOLD_857, whole genome shotgun sequence, a genomic segment contains:
- the LOC142486420 gene encoding olfactory receptor class A-like protein 1: protein MDLSLPVKLAAFILQTSLGILGNIIVLGAYTHIDQIQQKMKPVDKIFCSLAFSNMMILLTRGSPQIMSYLGHQNILDDVGCIAIFYTYRILRGMSISATCHLSVFQAIVMSPATSRWESLKTKVSNYILPSLAAFWLSSAVINLHFPLGGIVLANGTVPFYRVGSCLFRRMEPVFDELLSTVIHGYDFFLIALMLLSSMYTVFILRRHGQQVKYLHSIKTATRESVDKKASKNIIKLTALYVFFFSIDTFIMIYTVTQISFPALLPEIRLFLSSCYSMLSPFLVMAFNKKIKIPLDWFRKMEKSNVSSVCNGEM from the coding sequence ATGGATCTCAGTCTCCCAGTTAAATTGGCAGCCTTCATCCTGCAGACTTCTCTTGGGATTTTGGGAAACATCATTGTCCTAGGAGCTTACACTCACATCGATCAGATCCAGCAGAAGATGAAGCCTGTGGATAAAATATTCTGCAGCTTAGCATTTTCCAACATGATGATCCTCCTTACCAGAGGATCGCCACAGATAATGTCATATTTGGGCCACCAAAATATACTGGATGACGTTGGCTGCATTGCCATATTCTACACATACAGGATATTGCGTGGTATGTCAATCTCTGCCACCTGTCATCTGAGCGTGTTTCAGGCCATTGTTATGTCTCCTGCAACATCCAGATGGGAGTCCTTGAAAACCAAAGTGTCTAATTACATTCTCCCATCCTTGGCTGCATTTTGGCTGAGCAGTGCAGTTATTAACCTCCATTTCCCCCTCGGTGGTATTGTTCTTGCCAATGGGACAGTTCCCTTCTACAGGGTGGGCAGCTGTTTGTTCAGACGTATGGAACCTGTCTTTGATGAACTTCTCAGCACTGTGATTCACGGGTATGACTTCTTCTTAATTGCCTTAATGCTTCTTAGTAGCATGTACACTGTGTTCATTCTCCGAAGGCACGGACAACAGGTCAAGTATCTTCACTCCATTAAAACTGCCACGCGAGAATCAGTAGATAAGAAGGCGTCTAAAAATATCATTAAGTTGACTGCCCTTtatgttttcttcttttcaaTCGACACTTTTATTATGATTTACACAGTCACTCAGATCAGTTTTCCGGCACTCCTTCCTGAGATACGGCTGTTTCTGTCTTCTTGCTATTCTATGCTAAGCCCTTTCCTGGTCATGGCTTTCAACAAGAAAATTAAGATTCCATTGGACTGGTTCAGAAAGATGGAAAAGTCTAACGTGTCAAGTGTCTGCAATGGGGAAATGTAG